The Pirellulimonas nuda genome includes a region encoding these proteins:
- a CDS encoding isocitrate/isopropylmalate dehydrogenase family protein, which produces MPYRIVLAPGDGIGPEVTAAAQRVIAATGIEIEWSERQIGAGAFETLGSPLPAETLEAIRAADATLKGPTATASGGGYRSVNVELRQKLQLYANYRPARSMPGIVSRYDNVDLIVVRENTEGLYSGLEHTVVPGVVESLRVITQVASERIARFAFDTARRQGRGRVTCVHKANILKLSDGLFLDTCRQVSEEFKDIAFDDCIVDAAAMKLVLDPKNFDVLVMENLFGDILSDLASGLVGGLGVTPSANIGAHGSVFEAVHGTAPDIAGKGLANPTAIILSGVLMLRYLGEKQAADRIEEAVRGVIGAAETVTGDLGGSAGTDEYTDAVIAAMTNN; this is translated from the coding sequence ATGCCCTACCGAATCGTGCTGGCCCCCGGAGACGGGATTGGCCCGGAAGTCACCGCCGCCGCTCAACGCGTGATTGCCGCTACCGGAATTGAAATCGAGTGGTCGGAGCGTCAGATCGGCGCCGGCGCCTTCGAGACGCTCGGCTCGCCGCTGCCGGCCGAGACGCTCGAGGCGATCCGCGCCGCGGACGCGACGCTCAAGGGCCCAACGGCCACCGCTAGCGGCGGGGGGTACCGGAGCGTCAACGTCGAGCTCCGTCAAAAACTCCAGCTCTACGCCAACTACCGCCCGGCGCGATCGATGCCCGGCATCGTCAGCCGGTACGACAACGTCGACCTGATCGTCGTCCGCGAAAACACCGAGGGGCTCTACAGCGGCCTCGAGCACACGGTCGTGCCGGGCGTGGTTGAGAGCCTGCGAGTGATCACCCAGGTCGCGAGCGAACGGATCGCAAGGTTCGCCTTTGATACGGCGCGCCGGCAGGGGCGTGGGCGGGTTACCTGCGTCCACAAAGCCAACATCCTCAAGCTCAGCGACGGGCTGTTCCTCGACACCTGCCGGCAGGTGTCCGAGGAGTTCAAAGACATCGCGTTCGACGACTGCATCGTCGACGCCGCGGCGATGAAACTGGTGCTCGACCCCAAAAACTTCGACGTGCTGGTGATGGAGAACCTGTTCGGCGACATCCTCTCCGACCTAGCGAGCGGCCTGGTGGGGGGCCTGGGGGTCACCCCCAGCGCCAACATCGGCGCCCACGGCTCGGTGTTCGAGGCCGTGCACGGCACGGCGCCCGACATCGCCGGCAAGGGGCTGGCCAACCCCACCGCGATCATCCTCAGCGGCGTTCTGATGCTCCGCTACTTGGGCGAAAAACAAGCGGCGGACCGCATCGAGGAAGCGGTCCGCGGCGTGATCGGCGCCGCGGAGACCGTAACCGGCGACCTGGGGGGGTCGGCCGGCACGGACGAGTACACCGACGCGGTAATCGCTGCGATGACAAATAATTGA
- the pgsB gene encoding poly-gamma-glutamate synthase PgsB, translated as MIGTAALLTTTGLLVGSGIVELARHRARLAKIPVRVHVAGTRGKSSVARLIAAGMRHHGTRTCCKTTGTLPQMILPDGTEYPVFRPAGANVIEQIRIVDTAVDFGSEALVMECMALIPYLHWLCEDKLVRATHGVITNAREDHLDVMGPGERDVARCLAGMTPVGGKLYTAERDHLDIFDMACRDRGTELIAVTEEDVAAITPLDLSGFPYVEHAENVALALRVCGDLGVARGTALAGMWQAKPDPGAMTAHEMNFFGREINFVNGFAANDAESTERIWKMALERYPDVYRRIAVFNCRVDRPDRSEQLGKAVMSWPAADYYVLIGTGTYIFGRAAAKAGMDSLKLVFAEDRKADEIFERIIELSGGSALVMGMANIGGIGLDVVRYFANRSTTRMFK; from the coding sequence ATGATTGGCACCGCGGCGCTGCTCACCACCACCGGCCTACTCGTAGGCAGCGGGATTGTGGAGCTGGCGCGCCATCGCGCCCGCCTCGCGAAGATACCGGTCCGCGTTCACGTCGCCGGCACGCGGGGAAAGAGCAGTGTGGCCCGCCTGATCGCTGCTGGCATGCGCCACCACGGGACGCGGACCTGCTGCAAGACCACCGGCACGCTGCCTCAGATGATCCTGCCGGACGGCACGGAGTACCCCGTGTTCCGCCCCGCCGGCGCCAACGTGATCGAGCAGATCCGCATTGTCGACACGGCGGTCGATTTCGGCTCTGAGGCGTTGGTGATGGAGTGCATGGCGCTCATCCCCTACCTGCACTGGCTGTGCGAGGACAAGCTGGTCCGCGCCACCCACGGCGTGATTACCAACGCCCGTGAGGACCACCTCGACGTGATGGGCCCGGGCGAGCGCGACGTCGCCAGGTGCCTGGCCGGCATGACACCCGTTGGCGGCAAGCTGTACACCGCCGAACGCGACCACCTCGATATTTTTGACATGGCGTGCCGCGACCGCGGCACCGAGTTGATCGCTGTGACCGAAGAAGACGTGGCCGCCATCACGCCGCTCGACCTATCGGGCTTCCCCTACGTCGAGCACGCAGAGAACGTGGCGCTGGCGCTGCGGGTCTGTGGCGACCTGGGGGTCGCCCGCGGCACGGCGCTCGCGGGCATGTGGCAGGCCAAGCCCGACCCGGGGGCGATGACCGCCCACGAGATGAACTTCTTCGGCCGGGAGATCAACTTCGTCAATGGGTTCGCCGCGAACGACGCCGAGTCGACCGAGCGGATCTGGAAGATGGCGCTCGAGCGGTACCCCGACGTCTACCGCCGGATCGCGGTCTTCAATTGCCGCGTAGACCGGCCGGACCGTTCCGAGCAGCTCGGCAAAGCCGTGATGAGTTGGCCCGCGGCCGATTACTACGTGCTGATCGGCACCGGGACGTACATCTTCGGGCGGGCCGCGGCCAAGGCGGGCATGGATTCGCTGAAGCTCGTGTTCGCCGAGGACCGCAAGGCGGACGAGATCTTCGAACGGATCATCGAGCTCTCCGGCGGTTCTGCACTGGTGATGGGCATGGCCAACATCGGCGGCATCGGCCTCGACGTGGTCCGCTACTTCGCGAACCGCAGCACGACGAGAATGTTCAAGTGA
- a CDS encoding secretin N-terminal domain-containing protein, with translation MHDHRTLFAILLTVVCSLPVRASAEAVFVQTPDGATSTVRVSPVSPGQPVQVEPGQPAKGGEAKPAEGEANKQETKEGEDAKKEGDEKKEEGKDGPVKRPSKPPRTPDPREFDVRPDKTGRVQFGFTGQPWPDVLQWLASVSNLSLDWQELPSDYLNLSTQRAYTIAESRDLINRHLQARGYGLFLQGEVLSVFKLDKIDPSFIPRVEEDELYDRQPHDIVKVSFALPKDLEAKQVVEDLKQVLSPNAKVLPLTATGRVLAIDAVANLRMVSAVLNDERLANTPQQIPRRFVLKHARAEKVIDTLYVVLGLDPASRPSQMELQIQQQKMQLMTQMQGAGKDVSKLLNKDGPPVFIAFNRNENSVLVNAPREQMEIVERAIEYLDVPPPGSSQGSSGSPTTRTAETYQLKTIEPKTLQTTLEEIGDLDPLTELRADNKAKILFARASLHDHATIERMISQLDGARERIEVFYIRRRPVDAVAGTVMALIGGQEEEKKKDNNRNGYFYSWYDQPEEEDTPKPTLRVDADIENNRLIVRGADEQIEQVRTLLVKLGEIPGEGYAAKPMQVLDPIGAEATDELLEKLRALWPSVGGGVELKIDDQSVAEPKPAAAPAEEPPPVETPPADRSTDKRRVPARVVSEATRSEVATAAEPPAVTITVTPDGRIVLTGSDPDSVAKLEELVGSLAPQEERFKIFQVDHVSAFSVWLNLTEFFEEDMSDGGNQYYDYWSDTWRREGGEQPAMRLSKRPKLRLIYDTATNTILAANASAGQLAEIERLIKAYDIPAPDDSVKSRRTATIKIRYSQAGTIAAALKEVYRDLLSSRDKEFDDADQKAGSAKETTTVIRYGGGGADSDDSKKKSAPVKVGFQGALSVGVDEISNVIIVSAQEELFDGIVDMIQLLDSEAKPNNAVQVRQISGAVQPESLQKALADALGTPWIGGKPQQAESGEDRGRDNGNSRRDRDRGDRGGDRRRGND, from the coding sequence ATGCACGATCACAGAACATTGTTTGCGATCCTCTTGACGGTTGTTTGTTCTCTGCCGGTGAGGGCCTCCGCAGAAGCAGTGTTCGTCCAAACGCCAGACGGCGCGACGAGCACGGTTCGCGTCTCGCCGGTGAGCCCGGGTCAGCCGGTGCAGGTCGAGCCCGGACAGCCCGCCAAGGGGGGCGAGGCCAAGCCGGCCGAAGGAGAGGCGAACAAGCAGGAGACCAAAGAAGGAGAAGACGCCAAGAAGGAGGGGGATGAGAAGAAGGAAGAGGGCAAAGACGGCCCGGTCAAACGCCCCAGCAAGCCGCCCCGCACCCCCGACCCCCGCGAGTTCGACGTCAGACCGGACAAGACCGGCCGCGTGCAGTTCGGGTTTACCGGGCAGCCTTGGCCGGACGTGCTGCAGTGGCTGGCGAGCGTCAGCAACCTCAGCCTCGATTGGCAGGAGCTTCCTAGCGACTACCTGAACCTATCGACCCAACGGGCCTACACGATCGCGGAGTCGCGCGACCTGATCAACCGCCACCTGCAGGCCCGCGGCTACGGGCTCTTCTTGCAGGGGGAAGTGCTGAGCGTCTTCAAGCTCGACAAGATCGATCCCAGCTTTATCCCGCGTGTCGAAGAAGACGAGCTCTACGACCGCCAGCCGCACGACATCGTGAAGGTGTCGTTCGCCCTCCCGAAAGACCTAGAAGCAAAGCAGGTGGTCGAGGACCTCAAGCAGGTGCTCAGCCCAAACGCCAAGGTGCTGCCGCTCACGGCAACCGGGCGCGTGCTGGCGATCGACGCGGTCGCCAACCTGCGGATGGTCAGCGCGGTGCTGAACGACGAACGACTGGCCAACACCCCGCAACAGATCCCGCGACGGTTCGTGCTGAAGCACGCGCGTGCGGAGAAGGTGATCGACACCCTCTACGTGGTGCTGGGGCTCGACCCCGCGTCGCGGCCGTCGCAGATGGAGCTGCAGATCCAGCAGCAGAAGATGCAACTGATGACGCAGATGCAAGGCGCCGGCAAGGACGTGTCGAAGCTGCTCAACAAAGACGGCCCGCCCGTCTTCATCGCCTTCAACCGCAACGAGAACAGCGTTCTGGTGAACGCCCCGCGGGAACAGATGGAGATCGTTGAGCGCGCCATCGAGTACCTGGACGTCCCCCCCCCGGGATCGAGCCAGGGCAGTAGCGGGTCGCCCACCACGCGCACGGCAGAGACCTACCAACTGAAGACAATCGAACCAAAGACTTTGCAGACGACGCTCGAAGAGATCGGCGACCTCGATCCGCTCACCGAGCTGCGCGCCGATAACAAGGCGAAGATCCTCTTCGCGCGTGCGTCGCTGCACGACCACGCGACGATCGAGCGGATGATCTCGCAACTGGACGGCGCCCGTGAGCGGATCGAGGTGTTCTACATCCGACGCCGCCCGGTCGACGCGGTCGCCGGCACGGTGATGGCACTCATCGGGGGCCAAGAAGAAGAAAAAAAGAAGGACAACAACCGCAACGGGTACTTCTATTCGTGGTACGACCAACCCGAGGAAGAAGACACGCCCAAACCCACTCTGCGCGTCGACGCGGACATCGAGAACAACCGCTTGATCGTGCGCGGCGCCGACGAGCAGATCGAGCAGGTCCGAACCCTGCTGGTGAAGTTGGGCGAGATCCCCGGCGAAGGGTACGCAGCCAAACCGATGCAGGTGCTCGATCCGATCGGCGCCGAGGCGACCGACGAGCTGCTCGAGAAGCTCCGCGCCCTGTGGCCGTCGGTCGGCGGAGGGGTAGAGCTGAAGATCGACGACCAGTCCGTGGCCGAACCGAAGCCCGCGGCGGCGCCGGCAGAAGAGCCGCCCCCCGTTGAGACGCCGCCGGCCGACCGATCGACCGACAAACGCCGCGTCCCGGCACGGGTTGTTTCCGAGGCGACCAGGTCCGAGGTGGCCACGGCCGCCGAGCCCCCTGCCGTAACCATCACGGTGACCCCAGACGGCCGGATCGTGCTCACGGGGTCCGACCCCGACTCGGTCGCTAAGCTAGAAGAACTGGTCGGTTCGCTGGCGCCGCAGGAAGAGCGGTTCAAGATTTTCCAGGTCGATCATGTCTCTGCCTTTTCGGTCTGGTTGAACCTGACGGAGTTTTTCGAGGAGGACATGTCCGACGGAGGCAATCAGTACTACGACTACTGGAGCGACACGTGGCGCCGGGAAGGGGGCGAACAGCCGGCGATGCGGCTTTCCAAACGCCCCAAGCTGCGGCTTATCTACGACACCGCCACCAACACTATCTTGGCCGCAAACGCGTCGGCGGGGCAACTCGCCGAGATCGAGCGGCTCATCAAGGCCTACGACATCCCCGCGCCAGACGACTCGGTGAAGAGCCGACGCACGGCGACGATCAAGATCCGCTACTCGCAGGCGGGGACGATCGCCGCGGCGCTTAAGGAAGTGTACCGCGACCTGCTGAGCTCGCGCGACAAAGAGTTCGACGACGCCGACCAGAAGGCGGGCAGCGCCAAGGAGACCACCACCGTCATCCGCTACGGCGGCGGGGGCGCCGATTCCGACGACTCAAAAAAGAAATCGGCGCCGGTCAAGGTAGGCTTCCAAGGCGCCCTGTCCGTGGGGGTCGACGAGATCTCCAACGTCATCATCGTCTCGGCGCAGGAAGAGCTGTTCGACGGGATCGTTGACATGATCC